One Bradyrhizobium manausense DNA segment encodes these proteins:
- the rplF gene encoding 50S ribosomal protein L6, which translates to MSRVGKRPVAVPSGVTATVDGQTVKMKGPKGQLQFVVHDDVEVKLENGQVKVNPRVETNRARALYGTARAQVANLVEGVTKGFEKKLEITGVGYRAAMQGKNLQLALGYSHDVVYAIPEGITITVPKPTEITVTGSDIQRVGQVAAEIRSYRPPEPYKGKGVKYVGEFIFRKEGKKK; encoded by the coding sequence ATGTCACGTGTTGGCAAAAGGCCTGTTGCGGTGCCGTCCGGTGTGACCGCGACCGTTGACGGGCAGACCGTCAAGATGAAGGGGCCGAAGGGCCAGCTTCAGTTCGTCGTCCATGACGACGTCGAGGTGAAGCTCGAGAACGGCCAGGTCAAGGTGAACCCGCGGGTTGAGACCAATCGCGCGCGGGCGCTGTACGGTACCGCTCGCGCCCAGGTCGCGAATCTGGTCGAAGGCGTCACCAAGGGCTTCGAGAAGAAGCTCGAAATCACCGGCGTCGGTTACCGCGCCGCGATGCAGGGCAAGAACCTGCAGCTCGCGCTCGGCTACAGCCACGACGTGGTCTACGCGATCCCGGAAGGGATCACGATCACCGTGCCGAAGCCGACCGAGATCACGGTGACGGGTAGCGACATCCAGCGCGTCGGCCAGGTCGCCGCTGAGATCCGCTCTTATCGCCCGCCGGAGCCCTACAAGGGCAAGGGCGTGAAGTATGTTGGCGAATTCATCTTCCGCAAGGAAGGCAAGAAGAAGTAA
- the rpsH gene encoding 30S ribosomal protein S8 → MSTHDPISDLITRIRNAQMRSKNKVSTPGSKMRENVLEVLKSEGYIRGYATLEHSSGRSEIEIELKYFDGEPVIREIERVSKPGRRVYASVKNLPRVNNGLGISVLSTPKGIMADHSAREANVGGEVLFTVF, encoded by the coding sequence ATGTCTACGCACGATCCAATCAGCGATCTGATCACCCGTATCCGCAACGCGCAGATGCGCTCCAAGAACAAGGTCTCCACGCCTGGTTCGAAGATGCGCGAAAACGTCCTCGAAGTGCTGAAGAGCGAGGGCTACATCCGCGGTTACGCCACGCTCGAGCATTCGTCGGGCCGCAGCGAGATCGAGATCGAGCTGAAGTATTTCGACGGCGAGCCCGTCATCCGCGAGATCGAACGTGTCTCCAAGCCCGGGCGTCGCGTTTACGCCTCGGTGAAGAACTTGCCGCGGGTCAATAACGGACTCGGTATTTCGGTGTTGTCGACGCCGAAGGGGATCATGGCCGACCACAGTGCGCGTGAAGCGAACGTGGGCGGTGAAGTCCTCTTCACGGTGTTCTGA
- the rplR gene encoding 50S ribosomal protein L18 → MSKAKVTNARRKRSVRLKLRRSGGGRPRLSVFRSSKHIYAQVIDDLKGETLASASSLEKSMRDGGKTGADIDAAKAVGKLLAERAAEKGVKEVVFDRGSYLYHGRVKALADAARESGLSF, encoded by the coding sequence ATGTCCAAAGCCAAGGTTACAAATGCCCGGCGCAAGCGGAGTGTGCGGCTGAAGCTGCGCCGCTCCGGTGGTGGTCGTCCGCGCCTGTCGGTGTTCCGCTCGTCGAAGCACATCTACGCCCAGGTCATCGACGACCTGAAGGGCGAGACGCTGGCCTCTGCCTCGTCGCTCGAGAAGTCGATGCGCGACGGCGGCAAGACCGGCGCCGACATCGATGCAGCGAAGGCGGTCGGCAAGCTGCTGGCCGAGCGCGCCGCCGAGAAGGGCGTCAAGGAAGTCGTGTTTGATCGCGGCAGCTACCTCTACCATGGGCGCGTCAAGGCTCTCGCCGACGCTGCGCGTGAGAGCGGGCTGAGCTTCTAA